In Desulfomicrobium escambiense DSM 10707, a single genomic region encodes these proteins:
- a CDS encoding YkgJ family cysteine cluster protein, producing the protein MTISVFDCRMCGHCCQGRGGIVASAPEQERLAAFLGLDVAQFRERFTEPQGKKTVLRCGDDGYCIFFDRDKACTVHPAKPDVCRAWPFFRGNLADAVSWELAQDYCPGIVAESGHAEFVRVGLAYVLDSGLAKSGREDEAGALRVADLCGKTEES; encoded by the coding sequence ATGACCATATCCGTATTCGACTGCCGCATGTGCGGCCATTGCTGCCAGGGCCGGGGAGGCATCGTGGCTTCGGCCCCGGAACAGGAACGCCTGGCCGCCTTCCTGGGCCTTGACGTCGCCCAGTTCCGCGAACGCTTCACCGAGCCCCAGGGCAAGAAGACGGTCCTGCGCTGCGGCGACGACGGCTACTGCATCTTCTTCGACCGCGACAAGGCCTGCACCGTGCACCCGGCCAAGCCCGACGTCTGCCGCGCCTGGCCGTTCTTCCGCGGCAACCTGGCCGACGCCGTGAGCTGGGAGCTGGCCCAGGACTACTGCCCGGGCATCGTGGCCGAAAGCGGCCACGCCGAGTTCGTGCGCGTCGGTCTGGCCTACGTTCTCGACAGCGGCCTGGCCAAGAGCGGCCGCGAGGACGAGGCCGGCGCCCTGCGCGTCGCCGATCTGTGCGGGAAGACGGAAGAGAGCTGA
- a CDS encoding DnaJ domain-containing protein produces MRLSECYSLLEVSPGATLDEIKTSYRRLAFRYHPDLNPGDARAAQRFTRLNEAYVLLKKNLERPVEPEDNSEGGRRYSAETIRQEEEAKIKRGGRPYGGFSARQEEVLRDILNDPFAKQVFEDIFSKLKRGVEPGTEPAEPIRTKSLKVKWGDRDLNFNLGRGLVASVKDWAARQLDDRQTVRMPARSLIPGTTLRVQIKHRFSPEPRTIDVTLPPDFVVGRPIRLRGLGRRLGPWRGDLYLRFLAV; encoded by the coding sequence ATGCGCCTCTCCGAGTGCTACTCCCTGCTGGAGGTTTCGCCCGGCGCGACCCTCGACGAGATCAAGACCAGCTACCGCCGCCTGGCCTTCAGGTACCACCCGGACCTGAACCCCGGCGACGCGCGCGCGGCCCAGCGTTTCACCCGCCTGAACGAAGCCTACGTGCTGCTGAAGAAGAACCTGGAACGTCCGGTCGAACCCGAAGACAACTCCGAGGGCGGGCGGCGCTACAGCGCCGAAACCATCCGCCAGGAAGAGGAGGCCAAGATCAAGCGCGGCGGCCGGCCCTACGGGGGCTTCTCGGCCAGACAGGAGGAGGTGCTGCGGGACATCCTGAACGACCCCTTCGCCAAGCAGGTCTTCGAGGACATCTTCAGCAAGCTCAAGCGCGGCGTGGAGCCCGGCACGGAACCTGCCGAACCCATCCGGACCAAGAGCCTCAAGGTCAAATGGGGGGATCGCGACCTGAATTTCAATCTGGGCCGGGGCCTCGTGGCCTCGGTCAAGGATTGGGCGGCGCGCCAGCTCGACGACCGCCAGACCGTGCGCATGCCCGCCCGCTCCCTCATCCCCGGCACGACCCTGCGCGTGCAGATCAAGCACCGCTTCAGCCCGGAGCCGCGGACCATCGACGTGACCCTGCCCCCCGACTTCGTGGTCGGCCGGCCCATCCGCCTGCGCGGGCTGGGGCGCCGGCTGGGCCCCTGGCGGGGCGACCTCTACCTACGCTTCCTGGCCGTCTGA
- the trhA gene encoding PAQR family membrane homeostasis protein TrhA: MTSLEKFVSQYTMGEEIANSITHAVGTGMSIAALVVLIVSAVSQGDAWHVVSFSIFGSTLILLYLASTLYHAIPLPGAKRILKTLDHSAIFLLIAGTYTPFMLVSMRGTTGWIVFAVVWILAVAGVVLKCCFVYRFKRLSLTIYLGMGWLCVLVMRDMYASLPGTSLTLLALGGLAYTLGVVFYVWKRLPYSHAIWHLFVIAGSTLHFFSVLHTLPA, from the coding sequence ATGACCAGCCTCGAAAAGTTCGTCTCGCAGTACACCATGGGCGAGGAGATCGCCAACAGCATCACCCACGCCGTGGGCACGGGGATGTCCATCGCCGCCCTGGTGGTGCTCATCGTCTCGGCCGTGTCCCAGGGCGACGCCTGGCACGTGGTCAGCTTCTCCATCTTCGGGTCCACACTGATCCTGCTGTACCTGGCCTCGACCCTGTACCACGCCATCCCGCTGCCGGGCGCCAAGCGCATCCTCAAGACCCTGGACCACAGCGCCATCTTCCTGCTCATCGCCGGCACCTACACGCCCTTCATGCTGGTTTCCATGCGCGGCACCACCGGCTGGATCGTCTTCGCCGTGGTCTGGATTCTGGCCGTGGCGGGCGTGGTGCTCAAATGCTGCTTCGTGTACCGCTTCAAGCGACTGTCTCTGACCATCTACCTCGGCATGGGCTGGCTGTGCGTGCTGGTCATGCGCGACATGTACGCCTCCCTGCCGGGCACGAGCCTGACCTTGCTGGCCCTGGGCGGCCTGGCCTACACCCTGGGCGTGGTCTTCTACGTCTGGAAGCGCCTGCCCTACAGCCACGCCATCTGGCACCTCTTCGTCATCGCCGGCAGCACCCTGCATTTCTTCTCCGTGCTGCACACGCTCCCGGCCTGA
- a CDS encoding NYN domain-containing protein: MTPKRKLWLIDASYMFNARHSVRSGYEFSYLRLRQYLEQDGPIWRAYYLNSTPNPPSDGQDNFHRWLRSGPPMGPKIITKFYGLKQQRADKAYCEECGQKVSLRCQNQNGETTHRVFNEIQKGVDVGIATLSLIHQRNYDTLLLSSGDSDLLDAVEHLSEQGKTIELVVFRDGVSSELQCRADRIHWINDFATEVDNASREQAAEGDGPQAGSAERRNS; this comes from the coding sequence ATGACCCCGAAACGCAAGCTCTGGCTCATCGACGCGAGCTACATGTTCAACGCCCGCCACAGCGTGCGCAGCGGCTACGAGTTCAGCTACCTGCGCCTGCGCCAGTACCTGGAGCAGGACGGCCCCATCTGGCGGGCCTACTACCTGAACTCCACGCCCAACCCGCCCTCGGACGGCCAGGACAATTTCCACCGCTGGCTGCGCAGCGGCCCGCCCATGGGGCCCAAGATCATCACCAAGTTCTACGGCCTCAAGCAGCAGCGGGCCGACAAGGCCTATTGCGAGGAGTGCGGGCAGAAGGTTTCCCTGCGCTGCCAGAACCAGAACGGCGAAACCACCCACCGGGTCTTCAACGAGATCCAGAAGGGCGTGGACGTGGGCATCGCCACCCTGTCCCTCATCCATCAGCGCAACTACGACACGCTGCTGCTGTCCTCGGGCGACTCGGACCTGCTCGACGCCGTGGAACACCTCTCGGAGCAGGGCAAGACCATCGAACTCGTGGTCTTCCGCGACGGGGTATCCTCGGAATTGCAGTGCCGGGCCGACCGCATTCACTGGATCAATGATTTCGCGACCGAAGTGGACAACGCAAGCCGCGAGCAGGCGGCCGAGGGCGACGGCCCCCAGGCAGGCTCCGCGGAGAGGAGGAACTCATGA
- a CDS encoding GIY-YIG nuclease family protein yields the protein MADWFVYVLRCGDGTLYTGITTDVSRRLSEHASGGPRAAKYLRGRGPLELAFSAPAGGRSRALTLERWLKGLPRSRKDDLICGRLAWPES from the coding sequence GTGGCCGACTGGTTCGTCTACGTGCTGCGCTGCGGCGACGGCACGCTGTACACCGGCATCACCACCGACGTTTCCCGCCGCCTGTCCGAGCACGCCTCGGGCGGGCCCAGGGCCGCCAAGTACCTGCGCGGCCGCGGCCCCCTCGAATTGGCCTTTTCCGCGCCTGCAGGCGGCCGGTCGCGGGCCCTGACCCTCGAACGCTGGCTCAAGGGCCTGCCCCGCAGCCGCAAGGACGATCTGATCTGCGGCCGCCTGGCCTGGCCCGAATCCTAG
- the mqnC gene encoding cyclic dehypoxanthinyl futalosine synthase, with the protein MKTRMLRNEAQYVWDMHDVFTLGELGHRRRMDMHPEGVVTYIVDRNINYTNVCVSGCKFCAFFKGPGDEGGYVLSTDEILAKVQETVDLGGYQILLQGGMNPDLPLAWYADLLRALKTSFPQVAVHGFSPSEIFYLSGRESRPVADILTQLREAGLDSMPGGGAEILVDEVRNRVSPRKCSADQWLSVMETAHGLGMRTTATMMFGQGETFDQRIEHLDRLRDLQDRTGGFTAFIPWTFQPRNTRMEMPETSSHEYLKFLALCRLYLDNIDNIQASWVTQGPMVGQLALMWGANDMGSTMLEENVVAATGVHFRLPEAELRVLVQKAGFTPRRRTMDYTLCEEVA; encoded by the coding sequence ATGAAAACCCGCATGCTACGCAACGAAGCACAATACGTCTGGGACATGCACGACGTCTTCACCCTGGGGGAACTCGGCCACCGCCGGCGCATGGACATGCATCCCGAAGGGGTCGTGACCTACATCGTCGACCGCAACATCAACTACACCAACGTCTGCGTGTCGGGCTGCAAGTTCTGCGCGTTCTTCAAGGGCCCGGGCGACGAGGGCGGGTACGTCCTGTCCACGGACGAGATCCTGGCCAAGGTCCAGGAAACCGTGGACTTGGGCGGCTACCAGATCCTGCTGCAGGGCGGCATGAACCCGGACCTGCCCCTGGCCTGGTACGCGGACCTCCTGCGGGCCCTGAAGACGAGTTTCCCGCAGGTGGCGGTGCACGGCTTTTCGCCCTCGGAAATATTCTACCTGAGCGGCAGGGAGTCGCGCCCCGTGGCCGATATTCTGACGCAGCTGCGCGAGGCCGGCCTCGATTCCATGCCCGGCGGCGGCGCCGAGATCCTGGTCGACGAGGTCAGAAACCGCGTCTCCCCGCGCAAGTGCTCGGCCGACCAGTGGCTTTCTGTCATGGAGACAGCCCATGGCCTGGGCATGCGCACCACGGCGACCATGATGTTCGGCCAGGGCGAGACCTTCGACCAGCGCATCGAGCACCTCGACCGCCTGCGCGACCTGCAGGACCGCACGGGCGGCTTCACGGCCTTCATCCCCTGGACCTTCCAGCCCCGCAACACGCGCATGGAGATGCCCGAGACCTCGTCCCACGAATACCTCAAGTTCCTGGCCCTGTGTCGCCTCTACCTCGACAACATCGACAACATCCAGGCCTCCTGGGTCACCCAGGGGCCCATGGTCGGCCAGCTGGCCCTGATGTGGGGCGCCAACGATATGGGCTCGACCATGCTGGAGGAGAACGTCGTGGCGGCCACGGGCGTGCACTTCCGCCTGCCCGAAGCCGAACTGCGCGTCCTGGTGCAGAAGGCCGGCTTCACTCCCAGGCGGCGGACCATGGACTATACCCTGTGCGAGGAGGTCGCGTGA
- a CDS encoding M24 family metallopeptidase: MSFLSLERMPLSEVAERTARLRLHLNTLNPAASGILVFSRLALYHLTGAWVSGVLWVPMDGEAVLLCRKGIERAQLDSPMSRIVEFKSYSQLPTLLQDAGVPMGDEVAVEMTGLTWSMGELLRSKLPGVVLAPGDTALAWTRAVKTPWELAKLRLAGERHDKALNDTLPNMIRPGMTEREIALAVWDAFYSHGHQGMMRMQNAGEEIFLGHVAAGDSGNYPTVFNGPLGLRGAHPVLPFLGYAGKVWQRGEPLALDCGFCLEGYHTDKTQVYWAEESVIPEEADRAQDFCLQIQEHLASRLVPGAVPAELYRDCIRIALANGMGEGFMGLGRNKVGFLGHGIGLAIDEWPVLAPTFDRPLEENMVLALEPKIGIAGLGMVGVENTFVVTPEGGRCLTGERFGPTFPA; this comes from the coding sequence GTGAGCTTTCTCTCCCTTGAGCGGATGCCCCTGTCCGAGGTGGCGGAGCGCACCGCACGCCTGCGTTTGCACCTGAACACGCTGAACCCGGCCGCGTCCGGCATACTTGTCTTCTCGCGTCTGGCGCTTTACCACCTGACCGGCGCCTGGGTCAGCGGCGTGCTGTGGGTGCCCATGGACGGCGAGGCCGTGCTCCTGTGCCGCAAGGGCATCGAGCGGGCGCAGCTCGACTCGCCCATGAGCCGCATCGTCGAGTTCAAGTCCTACTCCCAGCTGCCGACGCTGCTGCAGGACGCCGGCGTGCCCATGGGCGACGAGGTGGCCGTGGAGATGACGGGCCTGACCTGGTCCATGGGCGAACTGCTGCGCTCGAAGCTCCCCGGCGTGGTCCTGGCGCCCGGCGACACGGCCCTGGCCTGGACCCGGGCCGTGAAGACGCCCTGGGAGCTGGCCAAGCTGCGTCTGGCCGGAGAGCGACACGACAAGGCCCTGAACGACACCCTGCCGAACATGATCCGCCCGGGCATGACCGAGCGCGAGATCGCCCTGGCCGTGTGGGACGCCTTCTACAGCCACGGCCACCAGGGCATGATGCGCATGCAGAACGCGGGCGAGGAGATTTTTCTGGGGCATGTGGCGGCCGGCGACTCGGGCAACTACCCGACGGTCTTCAACGGCCCCCTGGGCCTGCGCGGGGCGCACCCGGTCCTGCCGTTCCTGGGCTACGCCGGCAAGGTCTGGCAGCGCGGCGAGCCCCTGGCGCTGGACTGCGGCTTCTGCCTGGAGGGCTACCACACGGACAAGACCCAGGTGTACTGGGCCGAGGAATCCGTCATCCCTGAGGAGGCCGACCGGGCCCAGGACTTCTGTCTGCAGATCCAGGAGCACCTGGCCAGCCGCCTGGTGCCGGGGGCCGTGCCGGCGGAACTGTACCGCGACTGCATCCGCATCGCCCTGGCCAACGGCATGGGCGAGGGGTTCATGGGCCTTGGGCGCAACAAGGTCGGGTTCCTGGGGCATGGCATCGGCCTGGCCATCGACGAGTGGCCCGTCCTCGCCCCGACCTTCGACCGTCCTCTGGAAGAGAACATGGTCCTGGCCCTGGAGCCCAAGATCGGCATCGCGGGCCTGGGCATGGTCGGCGTGGAGAACACCTTCGTGGTCACGCCCGAGGGCGGCAGATGCCTGACGGGCGAGCGCTTCGGGCCGACGTTCCCGGCTTAG